The Microbacterium sp. LWH7-1.2 genome window below encodes:
- the sucC gene encoding ADP-forming succinate--CoA ligase subunit beta — MDLYEYQARDLFEKYEVPVLAGIVADTPEEVRAAAEKIGGVVVVKAQVKTGGRGKAGGVKVAKTPDEAYEAAQAILGLDIKGHVVKRVMVAQGARIDKEYYFSVLLDRANRSYLSLCSVEGGMEIEELAVERPEALARIDVNPGTGIDKAKAVEIAEAAGFSADLVDKVSDVFVKLYNVYKGEDATLVEVNPLVLTEEGDVIALDGKVSLDENADFRHAGHALLEDKDAADPLEAKAKANDLNYVKLDGEVGVIGNGAGLVMSTLDVVAYAGENHGGVKPANFLDIGGGASAEVMAAGLDVILGDPQVKSVFVNVFGGITACDAVAKGIVGALAELGSSASKPLVVRLDGNKVEEGRAILRDANHPLVTLAETMDEGADKAAELAHA, encoded by the coding sequence GTGGATCTGTACGAGTACCAGGCACGAGACCTTTTCGAGAAGTACGAGGTGCCGGTGCTCGCCGGCATCGTCGCGGACACGCCGGAGGAGGTGCGTGCCGCAGCCGAGAAGATCGGCGGTGTCGTCGTCGTCAAGGCCCAGGTCAAGACCGGCGGTCGCGGCAAGGCCGGCGGCGTGAAGGTCGCCAAGACGCCCGATGAGGCCTACGAGGCCGCTCAGGCCATCCTCGGCCTCGACATCAAGGGTCACGTCGTCAAGCGCGTCATGGTCGCGCAGGGTGCCCGCATCGACAAGGAGTACTACTTCTCGGTGCTGCTCGACCGTGCGAACCGCTCGTACCTGTCGCTGTGCAGCGTCGAGGGCGGCATGGAGATCGAGGAGCTCGCCGTCGAGCGCCCCGAGGCCCTCGCGCGCATCGACGTCAACCCCGGAACGGGCATCGACAAGGCGAAGGCGGTGGAGATCGCGGAGGCCGCCGGCTTCTCGGCCGACCTGGTCGACAAGGTGAGCGACGTCTTCGTCAAGCTCTACAACGTGTACAAGGGCGAGGACGCGACGCTCGTCGAGGTCAACCCGCTCGTGCTCACCGAGGAGGGCGACGTCATCGCCCTCGACGGCAAGGTCTCGCTCGACGAGAACGCCGACTTCCGTCACGCCGGTCACGCGCTGCTCGAAGACAAGGACGCCGCCGACCCGCTCGAGGCGAAGGCCAAGGCCAACGACCTCAACTACGTCAAGCTCGACGGCGAGGTCGGCGTCATCGGCAACGGCGCGGGCCTCGTGATGTCGACGCTCGACGTCGTCGCGTACGCCGGTGAGAACCACGGCGGCGTGAAGCCCGCCAACTTCCTCGACATCGGCGGCGGCGCCTCGGCGGAGGTCATGGCGGCGGGCCTCGACGTCATCCTGGGCGACCCGCAGGTCAAGAGCGTGTTCGTCAACGTGTTCGGCGGCATCACCGCGTGCGACGCGGTCGCCAAGGGCATCGTCGGCGCGCTCGCCGAGCTCGGTTCGTCGGCTTCGAAGCCGCTGGTCGTGCGCCTCGACGGCAACAAGGTCGAGGAGGGCCGGGCGATCCTGCGCGACGCCAACCACCCGCTCGTGACCCTGGCCGAGACGATGGACGAGGGCGCCGACAAGGCCGCCGAGCTCGCCCACGCCTGA
- a CDS encoding SUMF1/EgtB/PvdO family nonheme iron enzyme has product MTDIELARIAGGTVTLHDARRKARWSTELEPFEIGVYAVTQEQLAELLGEPASHPRRPATDVSWLRAIRFCNAASEWEGLDPAYSFDGEDVTWHVDADGFRLPTEAEWEHACRAGSTGPHYGPLAEVAWTSADGVTAPQNVGGKLPNLNGLFDTLGNAWEWTWDLLDPARYADYRVFRGGGFADDAWSVRASTRRGGAPRMHHDDVGFRVARGGFDGTDAAQGWSARADRERAAGDGPTPPGWTPLR; this is encoded by the coding sequence GTGACCGACATCGAACTCGCCCGCATCGCCGGCGGAACGGTCACCCTGCACGACGCACGTCGCAAGGCGCGCTGGAGCACCGAGCTCGAGCCTTTCGAGATCGGGGTCTACGCCGTCACCCAGGAGCAGCTCGCCGAGCTTCTCGGCGAGCCCGCGTCGCACCCGCGCCGGCCAGCGACCGACGTCAGCTGGCTGCGCGCGATCCGGTTCTGCAACGCCGCGTCGGAGTGGGAGGGCCTCGATCCCGCGTACTCGTTCGACGGCGAGGACGTCACGTGGCACGTCGACGCCGACGGCTTCCGGCTTCCCACCGAAGCCGAGTGGGAGCACGCCTGCCGTGCCGGCTCGACCGGCCCTCACTACGGCCCGCTCGCCGAGGTCGCGTGGACGAGCGCCGACGGCGTGACGGCTCCGCAGAACGTCGGCGGCAAACTGCCCAACCTCAACGGCCTCTTCGACACCCTCGGCAACGCGTGGGAGTGGACGTGGGACCTGCTCGACCCCGCCCGCTACGCCGACTACCGCGTCTTCCGCGGCGGCGGGTTCGCCGACGACGCCTGGAGCGTCCGCGCCTCGACACGGCGCGGTGGCGCCCCGCGCATGCACCACGACGACGTCGGCTTCCGCGTCGCGCGCGGAGGGTTCGACGGAACGGATGCTGCGCAGGGCTGGTCCGCCCGCGCCGACAGGGAGCGCGCCGCCGGCGACGGCCCGACACCCCCGGGTTGGACCCCGCTGCGCTGA
- a CDS encoding nitroreductase family deazaflavin-dependent oxidoreductase, whose product MPLTGEYKPSTSDWARRQAEAFEASNGEKANTLRGVPIIVLTTVGAKSGALRKTALMRVEHEGRYAVVASKGGAPDEPRWAENMRRQPHVELQDADAKQDYTARELSGDERIEWWARAAEVWPDYDNYQKRTDRQIAIFLLEPRED is encoded by the coding sequence ATGCCGCTGACCGGAGAGTACAAGCCGTCCACGTCCGACTGGGCCCGCAGACAAGCCGAGGCGTTCGAGGCGTCGAACGGCGAGAAGGCGAACACCCTGCGCGGCGTGCCGATCATCGTGCTGACCACCGTCGGCGCCAAGTCCGGAGCCCTGCGCAAGACGGCGCTCATGCGCGTCGAGCACGAGGGCCGCTACGCCGTCGTCGCGTCGAAGGGCGGCGCGCCGGACGAGCCCAGGTGGGCCGAGAACATGCGGCGGCAGCCCCACGTCGAGCTGCAGGACGCCGATGCGAAGCAGGACTACACCGCGCGCGAGCTGTCGGGCGACGAGCGCATCGAGTGGTGGGCGCGGGCTGCGGAGGTCTGGCCCGACTACGACAACTACCAGAAGCGCACCGACCGCCAGATCGCGATCTTCCTGCTCGAGCCGCGCGAGGACTGA
- a CDS encoding polysaccharide deacetylase family protein — protein sequence MKARWATAALAAAVLALSACAPASREGWEPPARAPEVVHATDPVPEISATADGPLGAGIVPLRVRNDAVGIQARVALLPAGAATDPFNAQVEQFVRGAIADRVVASGTAFVPTPSPVGSGLGDRRCAAGSTRLPAAELLADAAFGPAGGAGTAVVCGIVAAGGSIVGERIRVVSGDQAGVHSDAITTLYTDVATGETVTADGLWAEGAAAALGAHIVDALRRDAGALSQRPVVVGDDAQLATIRDALATTVPSEDGFVITLAPGFTAPDLTGLGAPPTTEPLEIVVPTDVAAGLVSSLGARVLASSGQPYRGPVAAPAGARAVDCALVPCVALTYDDGPSAYTAGILDELASRDAAATFFAMGQNAQGFAETLARMTRDGHELEGHTWNHPHLPQLTDAQITAQIVDSTRALEAVSGQDITAFRPPYGEFGPRVLAAAGMPAILWDIDTLDWQGPTDDVLIARAVEQPRAGSIILQHDTQAPTARTAGAVLDGLLDRGFQLVTVRQLFGGEMPASGSWRRAP from the coding sequence ATGAAGGCCCGGTGGGCGACGGCCGCGCTGGCCGCCGCGGTCCTCGCACTGTCGGCGTGCGCGCCCGCGTCCCGCGAGGGATGGGAACCCCCGGCCCGGGCGCCGGAGGTCGTGCACGCGACCGATCCGGTCCCTGAGATCTCGGCGACCGCCGACGGGCCGCTCGGGGCGGGTATCGTGCCGCTGCGCGTGCGCAACGACGCGGTCGGCATCCAGGCACGCGTCGCGCTGCTCCCCGCCGGCGCCGCCACCGACCCGTTCAACGCCCAGGTGGAGCAGTTCGTCCGCGGCGCGATCGCAGACCGCGTGGTCGCGTCGGGGACGGCGTTCGTACCCACTCCTTCGCCCGTGGGTTCCGGGCTCGGGGATCGCCGTTGTGCCGCCGGCAGCACGCGGCTCCCGGCTGCCGAGCTCCTGGCCGATGCCGCTTTCGGTCCGGCGGGCGGCGCGGGGACGGCCGTGGTCTGCGGCATCGTCGCCGCGGGCGGGTCGATCGTGGGGGAGCGCATCCGCGTGGTCAGCGGCGACCAGGCCGGTGTCCACTCCGACGCCATCACGACGCTGTATACCGACGTCGCGACCGGCGAGACGGTGACGGCCGACGGCCTCTGGGCCGAGGGCGCGGCGGCCGCGCTCGGCGCACACATCGTCGACGCGTTGCGCCGCGATGCGGGCGCGCTCAGTCAGCGCCCGGTGGTGGTCGGCGACGACGCACAGCTGGCGACGATCCGGGACGCGCTGGCGACGACCGTCCCCTCGGAGGATGGGTTCGTCATCACCCTTGCGCCGGGTTTCACCGCGCCCGATCTCACCGGGCTCGGCGCGCCGCCGACCACGGAGCCCCTCGAGATCGTCGTTCCCACCGATGTCGCGGCCGGCCTCGTCTCCTCGCTCGGCGCGCGCGTGCTGGCCTCGTCGGGGCAGCCCTACCGCGGGCCCGTCGCGGCGCCGGCGGGAGCGCGCGCCGTGGACTGCGCACTCGTGCCGTGCGTCGCGCTGACCTACGACGACGGCCCGTCCGCCTACACGGCCGGAATCCTCGACGAGCTCGCGTCCCGCGACGCGGCGGCGACGTTCTTCGCGATGGGCCAGAACGCGCAGGGCTTCGCCGAGACCCTTGCCCGCATGACCAGGGACGGCCACGAGCTCGAGGGCCACACGTGGAACCACCCGCATCTTCCGCAGCTGACCGACGCCCAGATCACCGCCCAGATCGTCGATTCCACGCGGGCGCTCGAGGCTGTCTCTGGCCAGGACATCACCGCGTTCCGTCCGCCGTACGGCGAGTTCGGTCCGCGGGTGCTCGCCGCTGCCGGCATGCCCGCGATCCTGTGGGACATCGACACCCTCGACTGGCAGGGACCCACCGACGACGTGCTCATCGCGCGGGCCGTCGAGCAGCCGCGCGCCGGGTCGATCATCCTCCAGCACGACACCCAGGCACCCACCGCCCGTACGGCCGGAGCCGTCCTCGACGGGCTCCTCGACCGGGGGTTCCAGCTCGTCACCGTGCGACAGCTGTTCGGCGGAGAGATGCCCGCCTCCGGCTCTTGGCGTCGCGCTCCCTGA
- a CDS encoding NCS2 family permease, whose protein sequence is MSTAESTAPNAPAEIPDTEPPEPKNGVDRFFEITKRGSTIPAEIRGGVVTFVTMAYIVILNPIILSSGTDVAGATLGFTQVAATTALTAGVMTLLFGLVTRLPFAFAAGLGINSFLAVSVVGQVTWPEAMGLVVINGLIIVLLAATGLRRMIFDAVPIQLKLAITVGIGLFIAFIGFVDAGFVTATGASSPPVGLGVNGSVATVPTLIFVFTLLLTGILVARKVKGGILIGLVTGTMVAVIVEAIWNIGPKFDGDEVDPGGWGLSVPELPSSLVSVPDLSLVGQVSFGSFERIGVLAALMLVFTLVFTNFFDAMGTMTGLSKEAGLADERGDFPRIRSALIVEGVGAVAGGFTSSSSNTVFIESGAGIGEGARTGLANVVTGGLFLVAMFFTPLVSIVPTEVAASALVIVGALMMSQIRFIDFSDFSVLLPVFLAVTVMPLTYSIANGIGAGFISWVVVRSLSGKAREISPLLWIVAAGFVLYFARGPLETLLG, encoded by the coding sequence ATGAGTACAGCCGAGTCCACGGCGCCCAATGCCCCCGCCGAAATTCCCGACACCGAGCCCCCGGAGCCGAAGAACGGCGTCGACCGGTTCTTCGAGATCACCAAGCGCGGATCGACCATCCCCGCCGAGATCCGCGGCGGTGTCGTCACCTTCGTGACGATGGCGTACATCGTCATCCTGAACCCCATCATCCTGTCCAGTGGCACGGATGTCGCGGGCGCCACCCTCGGGTTCACGCAGGTCGCCGCGACCACCGCACTGACCGCCGGCGTGATGACGCTGCTGTTCGGTCTCGTGACCCGCCTGCCCTTCGCGTTCGCGGCGGGCCTCGGCATCAACTCGTTCCTCGCGGTGTCGGTCGTCGGGCAGGTCACGTGGCCCGAGGCGATGGGCCTCGTCGTCATCAACGGTCTGATCATCGTCCTGCTGGCCGCCACGGGCCTGCGCCGCATGATCTTCGACGCCGTGCCGATCCAGCTGAAGCTCGCCATCACGGTCGGCATCGGACTCTTCATCGCGTTCATCGGCTTCGTCGACGCCGGCTTCGTCACCGCGACGGGTGCGTCCTCTCCCCCGGTGGGGCTCGGCGTGAACGGCTCCGTCGCGACGGTGCCGACGCTCATCTTCGTCTTCACGCTGCTGCTCACCGGCATCCTGGTCGCCCGCAAGGTCAAGGGCGGCATCCTCATCGGCCTCGTCACGGGCACCATGGTGGCGGTGATCGTCGAGGCGATCTGGAACATCGGCCCGAAGTTCGACGGCGACGAGGTCGACCCCGGAGGTTGGGGGTTGTCGGTCCCCGAGCTGCCGTCATCGCTGGTCAGCGTCCCCGACCTGTCGCTCGTCGGCCAGGTGTCGTTCGGATCGTTCGAGCGCATCGGCGTGCTCGCCGCGCTCATGCTCGTCTTCACGCTCGTCTTCACGAACTTCTTCGACGCCATGGGCACGATGACCGGTCTGTCGAAGGAGGCCGGCCTGGCCGACGAGAGGGGCGATTTCCCGCGCATCAGGTCGGCGCTCATCGTCGAGGGTGTCGGCGCGGTCGCGGGTGGTTTCACGTCCAGCTCGTCGAACACGGTGTTCATCGAGTCCGGCGCCGGCATCGGCGAGGGCGCCCGCACCGGCCTCGCCAACGTCGTGACCGGTGGCCTGTTCCTCGTCGCGATGTTCTTCACGCCGCTCGTGTCCATCGTGCCCACCGAGGTCGCGGCATCGGCTCTGGTCATCGTCGGCGCGCTGATGATGTCGCAGATCCGCTTCATCGACTTCTCGGACTTCTCGGTCCTGCTTCCGGTGTTCCTCGCCGTCACGGTCATGCCGCTCACCTACTCGATCGCGAACGGCATCGGCGCGGGCTTCATCTCGTGGGTCGTCGTCCGGTCGCTGTCGGGCAAGGCGCGCGAGATCAGCCCGCTGCTCTGGATCGTCGCCGCGGGCTTCGTGCTGTACTTCGCGCGCGGACCGCTCGAGACCCTGCTCGGCTAG
- a CDS encoding DUF6350 family protein, which yields MHRLIVALLASIDAVIAAAVGLAVTLAPLTLLWVFGFGGGADWGVLWPAAVSVWQLGNLVPLAITLPPDYLAATGIDAGAASFVLSLAPLAFAGFTVIFAARSGTRASHADAWLTGVLTSSAVFAVLTTGAALTGANDVARAEQWQAILVPTLLFAVPAVVAAAVTEWSEAGSGAIARLRDRVEAAPHGWGEVPALVARGTAVVVVGLVGIGAAVAAVALFARAGQIVALFQAGDVDPLGATVITLAQLAYVPTLAVWGMSFAAGPGFAVGTGTSVSPAGTQVGVIPGLPALGAVPESTTSWLLLLALLPIALGGLAGWIARSRLLHAGGGSRERMPHPAPSAGPASSRFDAGKTAALSGLLSGAAPAEPATVAPLDRHVDVPEDPIAARLVVTAGIALLSGGAAALLAWAASGSLGPGRLAEFGPDAGPVALAVGLEVLLGAAILLLSPRSAGGRSATEHSAPTPAAVEPVPQDEDPHPEPPEAAAFAAVAAFTARRGGAVPGGDAGAQHPSPPVTSEATTEPIDLPRSATPGESAGWE from the coding sequence ATGCATCGCCTCATCGTCGCCCTTCTCGCCTCCATCGACGCCGTCATCGCGGCGGCCGTCGGTCTTGCCGTGACCCTCGCTCCGCTCACCCTGCTGTGGGTGTTCGGATTCGGCGGCGGAGCGGACTGGGGTGTGCTGTGGCCGGCGGCCGTGTCGGTCTGGCAGCTCGGCAATCTCGTGCCGCTCGCCATCACGCTGCCGCCCGACTACCTCGCTGCGACGGGGATCGATGCGGGCGCAGCATCCTTCGTCCTGTCCCTGGCCCCGCTCGCGTTCGCCGGGTTCACGGTCATCTTCGCCGCCCGCTCGGGGACCCGCGCCTCGCACGCCGACGCGTGGCTCACCGGTGTGCTCACCTCGAGTGCCGTGTTCGCCGTGCTGACCACCGGCGCCGCGCTGACCGGGGCGAACGACGTCGCGCGCGCCGAGCAATGGCAGGCGATCCTCGTTCCGACGCTGCTGTTCGCCGTTCCCGCCGTCGTCGCCGCCGCGGTCACGGAGTGGTCCGAGGCCGGCTCCGGCGCGATCGCCCGCCTGCGCGACCGCGTCGAGGCCGCGCCGCACGGCTGGGGGGAGGTGCCCGCGCTCGTCGCGCGCGGGACGGCCGTCGTCGTGGTCGGACTGGTCGGCATCGGCGCCGCAGTGGCTGCCGTCGCCCTGTTCGCTCGCGCGGGGCAGATCGTCGCGCTGTTCCAGGCCGGAGACGTCGACCCGCTCGGCGCCACCGTCATCACGCTCGCGCAGCTCGCCTACGTGCCCACCCTCGCGGTGTGGGGGATGAGCTTCGCCGCCGGACCCGGCTTCGCCGTCGGCACCGGGACCTCGGTCTCGCCCGCCGGCACGCAGGTCGGCGTCATCCCGGGCCTGCCGGCGCTGGGCGCCGTGCCCGAATCGACGACGTCGTGGCTGCTCCTGCTCGCCCTGCTGCCCATCGCCCTCGGCGGGCTCGCCGGGTGGATCGCGCGTTCGCGGCTCCTGCACGCGGGGGGAGGTTCCCGCGAACGGATGCCGCATCCCGCGCCCTCGGCCGGTCCGGCGTCGTCGCGGTTCGATGCCGGGAAGACGGCGGCGCTCAGCGGGCTGCTGTCGGGGGCGGCTCCGGCGGAGCCCGCCACGGTGGCGCCTCTCGACCGCCACGTCGATGTCCCCGAGGATCCGATCGCGGCACGTCTTGTCGTGACCGCGGGCATCGCGCTGCTCTCGGGGGGCGCGGCAGCGCTGCTCGCGTGGGCGGCATCCGGCTCGCTCGGACCCGGGCGGCTCGCCGAGTTCGGGCCCGATGCGGGGCCCGTCGCGCTGGCGGTCGGGCTCGAGGTGCTGCTCGGCGCCGCGATCCTGCTGCTGTCGCCGCGATCCGCCGGCGGGCGCTCGGCCACGGAGCACTCCGCGCCGACGCCGGCCGCGGTCGAACCGGTCCCGCAGGACGAGGACCCGCACCCCGAACCCCCGGAGGCGGCCGCGTTCGCTGCGGTCGCCGCGTTCACCGCCCGGAGAGGCGGCGCGGTGCCGGGGGGCGACGCAGGGGCGCAGCATCCGTCCCCTCCTGTCACATCGGAGGCGACGACCGAACCGATCGACCTGCCCCGGTCGGCGACGCCCGGGGAGAGCGCTGGGTGGGAGTGA
- the sucD gene encoding succinate--CoA ligase subunit alpha encodes MSIFLNKDSKVIVQGITGGEGTKHTALMLKAGTQVVGGVNARKAGTTVLHTDADGNPVELPVFASVQEAIDATGADVSIAFVPPAFTKSAMVEAIDAEIPLLVVITEGVPVGDTAEAWAYAQSKGNKTRIIGPNCPGIITPGESLVGITPANITGKGPIGLVSKSGTLTYQMMYELREIGFSSAIGIGGDPIIGTTHIDALAAFEADPETKAIVMIGEIGGDAEERAADFIKANVTKPVVGYVAGFTAPEGKTMGHAGAIVSGSAGTAQAKKEALEAAGVKVGKTPSETASLMREIIESL; translated from the coding sequence ATGTCGATCTTCCTGAACAAGGATTCCAAGGTCATCGTCCAGGGCATCACCGGCGGCGAGGGCACCAAGCACACCGCGCTCATGCTCAAGGCCGGCACGCAGGTCGTCGGCGGCGTGAACGCCCGCAAGGCCGGCACCACCGTGCTGCACACCGACGCCGACGGCAACCCCGTCGAGCTCCCTGTCTTCGCCTCGGTGCAGGAGGCCATCGACGCCACCGGTGCTGACGTCTCGATCGCCTTCGTGCCGCCCGCGTTCACCAAGAGCGCCATGGTCGAGGCCATCGACGCCGAGATCCCCCTCCTTGTCGTGATCACCGAGGGCGTGCCCGTCGGCGACACCGCCGAGGCATGGGCCTACGCGCAGTCGAAGGGCAACAAGACCCGCATCATCGGCCCGAACTGCCCCGGCATCATCACGCCCGGCGAGTCGTTGGTCGGCATCACGCCCGCCAACATCACCGGCAAGGGGCCGATCGGTCTCGTGTCGAAGTCGGGCACCCTGACGTACCAGATGATGTACGAACTGCGCGAGATCGGCTTCTCGTCCGCGATCGGCATCGGCGGCGACCCGATCATCGGCACGACGCACATCGACGCGCTGGCAGCGTTCGAGGCCGACCCCGAGACCAAGGCGATCGTCATGATCGGCGAGATCGGCGGCGACGCCGAGGAGCGTGCGGCCGACTTCATCAAGGCGAACGTGACCAAGCCGGTCGTCGGCTACGTCGCGGGCTTCACCGCGCCCGAGGGCAAGACCATGGGTCACGCCGGTGCCATCGTGTCGGGCTCCGCGGGCACCGCGCAGGCCAAGAAGGAGGCCCTCGAGGCCGCCGGCGTCAAGGTCGGCAAGACGCCGTCCGAGACCGCTTCGCTCATGCGCGAGATCATCGAGAGCCTCTGA
- the purN gene encoding phosphoribosylglycinamide formyltransferase yields the protein MLTVAVLISGTGSNLRALLDAAADPDFPARIVVVGADREADGFGHAEEYGIPTFMVPFTQFASREEWGAELGTQLDVWRPDLVVLSGLMRLLPADLVDAWSPRIINTHPAYLPEFPGAHGVRDALAADVAQTGASVIIVDNGVDSGPILAQERVPVLPGDDEHALHERIKPVERRLLIDVVRRVATGDLDLAAVSASAQL from the coding sequence GTGCTGACGGTCGCTGTTCTCATCTCGGGCACGGGGTCCAACCTGCGCGCTCTGCTCGACGCGGCGGCCGACCCCGACTTCCCCGCCCGCATCGTCGTCGTCGGCGCCGATCGCGAGGCCGACGGGTTCGGGCACGCCGAGGAGTACGGCATCCCCACGTTCATGGTGCCGTTCACGCAGTTCGCGAGCCGCGAGGAGTGGGGCGCCGAGCTCGGCACCCAGCTGGACGTGTGGCGGCCCGACCTCGTCGTGCTGAGCGGCCTCATGCGCCTGCTGCCGGCGGACCTCGTCGACGCCTGGTCGCCGCGCATCATCAACACCCACCCGGCGTACCTGCCGGAGTTCCCCGGTGCGCACGGGGTGCGCGACGCACTCGCCGCCGACGTGGCACAGACCGGGGCCAGCGTCATCATCGTCGACAACGGGGTCGACTCGGGGCCGATCCTCGCCCAGGAGCGCGTGCCCGTACTCCCCGGCGACGACGAGCACGCCCTGCACGAGCGCATCAAGCCCGTCGAGCGCCGCCTCCTGATCGACGTGGTGCGCCGCGTCGCGACCGGCGACCTCGACCTCGCGGCGGTGTCCGCGAGCGCCCAGCTCTGA
- the purH gene encoding bifunctional phosphoribosylaminoimidazolecarboxamide formyltransferase/IMP cyclohydrolase, giving the protein MAGPSHDPALYRPRDVVAVRRALVSVSDKTDLLALGEALAAAGVEIVSTGGSATLLREAGYTVTDVSSVTGFPESLDGRVKTLHPSVHAGLLADLRLEDHERQLGELGIAPFELVVVNLYPFVETVRSGAQGDDVVEQIDIGGPAMVRASAKNYANVAIVVSPSSYPAVIEAVRAGGTTLVQRRELAARAFAHTAEYDRAVATWFTEGTLLEEDLPAHLTIKAERLATLRYGENSHQRAAIYTRNGGHGIAQAIQLQGKEMSYNNYVDADAALRAAFDMVKPAVAIIKHANPCGIAVTAPNALDPIASAHLRAHECDPVSAYGGVIAANGTVTLKMAENLKDIFTEVIVAPSFEPAALEVFKAKKNLRLLQLPADWQQERMDVRLVSGGLLLQDADRFPDDIESVAKDWQLVSGERPADEEMTNLIFAWKACRAVKSNAIVLAKNSATVGIGMGQVNRVDSCRLAVERAGDRAAGSVAASDAFFPFADGPQILLDAGISAIVQPGGSVRDDEVIAAASEANVTMFFTGERHFFH; this is encoded by the coding sequence ATGGCCGGACCGAGCCACGACCCCGCCCTGTACCGCCCCCGCGACGTCGTCGCGGTGCGCCGCGCACTCGTCTCGGTGAGCGACAAGACCGACCTGCTGGCGCTCGGCGAGGCGCTGGCCGCCGCCGGTGTCGAGATCGTGTCGACGGGCGGCTCCGCGACGCTCCTGCGTGAGGCCGGCTACACCGTCACCGACGTGTCGAGCGTCACCGGGTTCCCCGAGTCCCTCGACGGGCGCGTCAAGACCCTCCACCCGAGCGTGCACGCGGGACTCCTCGCCGACCTCCGCCTCGAGGACCACGAGCGCCAGCTCGGCGAGCTCGGCATCGCGCCGTTCGAGCTCGTCGTGGTGAACCTGTACCCGTTCGTCGAGACCGTGCGCTCCGGCGCGCAGGGCGACGACGTCGTCGAGCAGATCGACATCGGCGGCCCGGCGATGGTGCGCGCGTCGGCGAAGAACTACGCCAACGTCGCGATCGTCGTCTCGCCGTCGTCGTACCCCGCGGTCATCGAGGCCGTCCGCGCCGGCGGCACGACGCTGGTGCAGCGCCGCGAGCTCGCGGCTCGTGCCTTCGCGCACACCGCCGAGTACGACCGCGCCGTCGCCACCTGGTTCACCGAGGGCACGCTCCTCGAAGAGGATCTGCCGGCGCACCTCACGATCAAGGCCGAGCGCCTCGCGACGCTCCGCTACGGCGAGAACTCGCACCAGCGTGCGGCGATCTACACCCGCAACGGCGGCCACGGCATCGCCCAGGCGATCCAGCTCCAGGGCAAGGAGATGTCGTACAACAACTACGTCGACGCCGACGCGGCCCTGCGCGCCGCCTTCGACATGGTCAAGCCCGCCGTCGCGATCATCAAGCACGCGAACCCCTGCGGCATCGCGGTGACGGCGCCGAACGCGCTCGACCCCATCGCGAGCGCGCACCTGCGCGCCCACGAGTGCGACCCGGTGTCGGCGTACGGCGGAGTGATCGCCGCGAACGGCACCGTGACCCTCAAGATGGCCGAGAACCTCAAGGACATCTTCACCGAGGTCATCGTCGCGCCCTCGTTCGAGCCGGCGGCGCTCGAGGTCTTCAAGGCGAAGAAGAACCTGCGCCTGCTGCAGCTGCCGGCCGACTGGCAGCAGGAGCGCATGGACGTGCGCCTCGTCTCGGGCGGCCTGCTGCTGCAGGACGCCGACCGGTTCCCCGACGACATCGAGTCGGTCGCGAAGGACTGGCAGCTGGTGTCGGGCGAGCGTCCTGCCGACGAGGAGATGACCAACCTCATCTTCGCCTGGAAGGCCTGCCGCGCCGTCAAGTCGAACGCCATCGTCCTCGCCAAGAACTCGGCGACGGTCGGCATCGGCATGGGCCAGGTGAACCGTGTCGACTCGTGCCGCCTCGCGGTCGAGCGGGCCGGTGACCGCGCCGCGGGGTCGGTCGCAGCATCCGACGCCTTCTTCCCCTTCGCGGACGGCCCGCAGATCCTGCTCGACGCCGGCATCTCGGCCATCGTCCAGCCGGGCGGCTCGGTCCGCGACGACGAGGTCATCGCCGCGGCGAGCGAGGCGAACGTCACGATGTTCTTCACCGGTGAGCGCCACTTCTTCCACTGA